The segment GAGAAGGAATGGGCGCGTGGATCGTAGCCTGAAAGACGAGTGTGATACGGTGAAAGGATGGAGGCTGTGCAATGGGAGAATAACTGGGGTTTGGCTTATTAATTTGTTGGTGGGATGGCAGAGAGCACGCCTGGTCTATAGTGCCTGCTCAGTAAATAACTGAATGAATACATGTATTTGTGGATCTGAAGGGTGCACATAGAAGGGGTCGAATCTGGTAACAATACACACTGGGTGTGATCCATAAGAACTCCAGCATGGCGTCTGAGCATGGGAACAGACAGGCTCTTGGGGAGCTTCCTATGGTGTTTGAGCATGTGCTGGGGGGAGATGGGCTCTTTAAACCCAGAGCAGTGATTTCATCGTCAGCAGACATCACAAAACTAGAATTGTGGCCTGGAAACCAGGAATAGGAGGGATTGATTGCCCAGGGAAATTGTGGAGAAGAAGAGAGGGTCccccttgctttttaaatttttggtgacagggtcttgctatgttgcccaggctggtcttgaacttctgggctcaagtgatcctccctgctcagtaactgggattacaggcacatgcctggcTGAAGATCCTAGTCTTGATTAAGAAGATAGGAGAGGGTGGAACCAATATCTGCGTCTAAACAATAGTGCCTGATTAATATTTGGATAGAATTAACATTTCCAtaggcggggggaggggggagggatagcattaggagatatacctaatgctaaatgacgagttaatgggtgcagcacaccaacatggcacatgtatacatatgtaacaaacttgcacgttgtgtacatgtaccctaaaacttaaagtataataataataaaatcaaaaaaaaaatttccataggctagacacagtggctcatgcctgtaatcccagcactttgggaggctaaggcgggcaaatcacctgaggtctggagttagagaccagcctggtcaatatggtgaaaccctatctctactaaaaatacaaaaattagctgggtgtggtggcacatgcctgtaatcccagccactcgggaggctgagacaggagaatcacttgaatccgggaggcggaggttgcagtgagccgagattgcattgcgccactgcactccagcctgggtgaaagagtaactctgtctcaaaaaaaaaaaaaaaattaaaatttccgtATCATAGGGTAGGCAACTGATATGCTGATGAAATTGAGGAAGATTAGATTTGGGAGGAAGGTTTCCTAAAAGGTGGAAAAGAAGGCTGGAATTGCGTGATTTGAGTTCACCTCTCTACTTCAAGTCTTTCCATTTTTCACGGCAAGGCAGCTGGTTGGCTCCCTCCAGCCCTTGACCTTCTGTCACTGTCCCGGGTTTTGACAAACATAGTCCCCTTGAGTGTCAGTTGGCCTTGCTAATTCCTGGAGTGGTCAaggtgactttttgttttttgtttccccAGGCTGAGAAGAAAGCCAAGGTCATTGCAGGAATGAATGCTGTGGAAGAAAACCAGGGGCCCGGGGAGTCTCAGAAGGTGGAGGAGGCCAGCCCTCCTGCTGTACAGCAGCCCACTGACCCTGCATCCCCCACTGTGGCTACCACGCCTGAGCCCGTGGGGTCCGATGCTGGGGACAAGAATGCCACCAAAGCAGGCGATGACGAGCCAGAGTACGAGGTGAGCGGCTTCTTCACCAGCTGTGGCCAGCTCTTTCCGGGGGCCTTCCACTGCCAGCTCCTCCCGTCCTGCtctcctctctccatctcccACGGGCCGCTCGCTCTCTCCACCTGACCCCGGGCCTCTTCGTCTCCCCGATTTTGCTCTGTCTTGCCTCATTCAGATGGAGCTCCCTCCTGGCTGTCCTGCTCCCCAGATGCCCAGGGCTGGGGTTGCCATGGGGGGATCAGGGTGGCAGGGCCTCGTGACCACTGTGTAATGATTTCTGCTCCTTGGGGCTCCAGGACGGCCGGGGCTTTGGCATTGGGGAGCTGGTGTGGGGGAAACTGCGGGGCTTCTCCTGGTGGCCAGGCCGCATTGTGTCTTGGTGGATGACGGGCCGGAGCCGAGCAGCTGAAGGCACCCGCTGGGTCATGTGGTTCGGAGACGGCAAATTCTCAGTGGTGAGTTGTGGGGTTTGGCAGTagcctggggtgggggaaggttCTTGATCCCAGGGCCTGTGGTTTTGGCTGGGGGCAGTCTGGAATTGGGGTGATGGAAGTGGGTTCTGCTCACCCCTACTCTGCCTGTGGTGGGTGGAAGAAGCTGTAGGGATAATTAGGTTGCACCTGTGGCTGAGGGAGCTAGGATGCTGGCCCAGTTTTAGCCTTCCAGGAACCTATTCACTAGAATTCCTTTCCACCTGCACTCAGGTACTTCCCTACTCTTGGTCTGGACTCCTCTTTGCATCGGGTAATTATTTATCACTGCATCTGGTCCCCTCCAGGGCTGAAACTGACTCTCAAGGCTCCCAGCCCCTGCCAGTTGCGAGGCACGGGGTGGGTGCTTGCAAGTGTAAGCCGCAGCAAACAAGGCTTGGCTTGTCCCCCCAGGTGTGTGTTGAGAAGCTGATGCCGCTGAGCTCGTTTTGCAGTGCCTTCCACCAGGCCACGTACAACAAGCAGCCCATGTACCGCAAAGCCATCTACGAGGTCCTGCAGGTGAGTATCCCTGCTGGGAGCTTGGAGGAGGAGCCTAGAGCACTAGGAGGCCTGGAAGTTGGAGTGCAGGTCGGGCTTGAGCAGAATGGAGGCCCAGGAGGCAGCGACTCCTTTCTCCCCACCTCGCTCGCCCCTTTGTATgcacatcctcctcctcctcagcggTTCCTCCCCATCTTGCCTGTGCCACCCTCACTACTCAGAGTCTGGCCTTGAGCCTGACCCATCTGCCTTCCAGCCTGTCCTGACAACCCCAACCCTGGCGTGTCACCCTCCAGGTGGCCAGCAGCCGCGCGGGGAAGCTGTTCCCAGTGTGCCACGACAGTGATGAGAGTGACACTGCCAAGGCCGTGGAGGTGCAGAACAAGCCCATGATTGAATGGGCCCTGGGGGGCTTCCAGCCCTCTGGCCCTAAgggcctggagccaccagaaggtAAATGAGGGCACCCAGCCTTCTGGGACCCCTGCCTGCCAGGCAGATCCACACCAGGGCTGGGAAAGCCATGCTTAGGGAGGGCTGCCGAGGCCTCCACAGAGGGGCCCAGTGGGAATGGCCGGGGTCTCTCTTGCGCTGGGGTCAGGACTTGAATGACCTGCTCTCTGTTGGCTGGCTAGAACCATAGAGTTGGGAGGTGGGAACAAGTTGGAGACCAGGCAGCACCCCACTGTaaggagggtgggggagggggctggggttTCCTGTCAGCCTGTAACTGACCTTGGCACCTGCTTTCCTGCTCCAGAAGAGAAGAATCCCTACAAAGAAGTGTACACGGACATGTGGGTAGAACCTGAGGCAGCTGCCTACGCACCACCTCCACCAGCCAAAAAGCCCCGGAAGAGCACAGCGGAGAAGCCCAAGGTCAAGGAGATTATTGATGAGCGCACAAGAGGTAGTTGGCCTGCTTCTGGAGAGGGTGGCACCAGGAGGCCTGCATCCGAGGAGCAGGCGCGGCCTCCTCTGACGCCGGCTCTCCTCCCCTTGCAGAGCGGCTGGTGTACGAGGTGCGGCAGAAGTGCCGGAACATTGAGGGTGAGTTTGTTGCCTGGGAACTCTGGCACTCCTAGTGTGGCATGGGGCAGAGTAGCATAGGCACTTAGGTTTGAATGACATGGGACCAGGGGCCACGTCCTGCGTGTCACACCACCTCCACCGTGCTTCGTGCACCGTCTGTCTTCCTGGTGCCATGATTCTGCTCTCCTGTCAGTGGCGTGGGCTGGTGTTCAGGGTGTGGGACTCCCCAGTGGCCACAGAAGGGCAGCCCCTCTTGGGTGTGACTGAACTCACCTACAGGTCCCCCTTCAGCCTTTCACCTTTGCTCACCTCTCTCATCATGGGGCCGTCTCCCTCAGCCTGGTGCTGGTGGATCTGGCTCAGAACCCTCAGCCTGGGAGGGTTGGGGCAGGGGTCAGGACTTGAGAATTACCCCGGGAATCCCTCCCGAGTAACCTGGAGCCAGGGCTGCTTCTCATGAGCAGGTTTCTGTCCTCCTGTCACTCCGTCCCTGTTTGTGGATGGTGGCATTGGTGCTCTGAGATGATGGTGTTCTGAGACTGGGGTCACAGTGCCTCCCTTTTCCGTGGGGCACCCTGGACTCTTTTCTGGCTGCCGCTCCGGCACACCCCTTTTTTTTGTGGCTGGTCTGgtgctgggctccagcctggggagGGAGAGGCCCTTCGGTGGTACTCACCCCATCCCCTCGCTCTGCTTTCCAGACATCTGCATCTCCTGTGGGAGCCTCAATGTCACCCTGGAACACCCCCTCTTTGTTGGAGGAATGTGCCAAAACTGCAAGGTAGGAGCACACCCACCCAGGAGAGGTGCCATTGAGGCCAGCCCTTTGGCCCTCTGGCTGACTGTGTCCACCGCTTCTGGGCATGTACAGGGTGACACCCGGTGTGCGTGTGATGTAGACTTCAGAGCTTCCTCTGGAAGCAGAGTCCTGATGACATGGGCCCTTGGGTTTCAAGCTTTTGACTTGGTCttgtttttctcctctgaaaGATTCTTTACCTCTCTCAAGCCCCATTTTAGTCCCCAGATGTGGGGATGGGAGCAGAGCAGCGGGGACAAGCTCAGGCAGAGTGTAGCAGGGTTGCCGTGCCCTCGGGAGCCCAGGAGAAAAACCCAGGGCTGCAGGAAGGCCCAAGGTGGTGGTGCAGCCCCCTCCCTGGCCTTGTTCTCAGGCTGCTCTTTGGTTCTGTCCACGGCAGTGCATGGGCTGATGAGGTTTCCCCTTCCCAGATCTGCAGCTGGGGCCTGACCTTGGCTAAGGCGGTGGCGGGGTCATGTCTTCAGGGCTGAGTCAGGCTCTGTGAGGCTGGGTGCAGAGCCTCCCTTCGTCCTGGCCGTCCTGGGACCCGTCCTGGTGGTTTCTGACCCTTCCCGCTGCTGTCTAGAACTGCTTTCTGGAGTGTGCGTACCAGTACGACGACGACGGCTACCAGTCCTACTGCACCATCTGTTGCGGGGGCCGTGAGGTGCTCATGTGCGGAAACAACAACTGCTGCAGGTGAGGCTGTTGTGGCCTCCAGTGGCCTCCTTGGCTGGGCCCCAGGCTCCCGCCGCCCACCCACCTTCCCTCCTCTCACTTCCCCACAgaccccccaccccctaccccctaGCCATGCTCCAGACCTGGTCTTTCCTTTCCAAGtagcacaccttggcctccctggaCCGGGGCTGAGAGTCCCCTCTGCTCACTGGGTTTCCTTCCAGGTGCTTTTGCGTGGAGTGTGTGGACCTCTTGGTGGGGCCGGGGGCTGCCCAGGCAGCCATTAAGGAAGACCCCTGGAACTGCTACATGTGCGGGCACAAGGGTACCTATGGGCTGTTGCGGCGGCGAGAAGACTGGCCCTCCCGGCTCCAGATGTTCTTCGCTAATAACCACGACCAGGAATTTGTGAGTGCTGGGCCTGGGGTGCGGTCTCAAGCTCCCTTGGCTGAACCTTGGTTGTGGGGCCTGAGCTGCCCACGGGGTGTGTGGGTCTAGGAGCCTGGCTGGAGGGCCAGCGCTGGGTGGGAGCTTGGGACACCACTGGGCGTGCATCTGACCTGTTGTGCTCACTGCTTAGGACCCTCCAAAGGTTTACCCACCTGTCCCAGCTGAGAAGAGGAAGCCCATCCGGGTGCTGTCTCTCTTTGATGGAATTGCTACAGGTGAGGGGTGCTGGCCCAAGAGGTGCTGGCCGCCTTGTCCCAGGATGGGGGAGCCAGGTGTGTGGGCAACTCTGGCAAAACGAAATGATCGTTAGCTTCATAGCTGTTAAAATATTATCCCAAAGGGGAAGCTTGTGTGTGAAGTGAAAACGTATGCAGTCCATGGACTTAGATTTgaccaaaaatgaaaaagtaaaataggTGGTAAAGCAGCCTGTCTGCTGGGCACTTCCTTGGTGAAGAAGATTCAGCCGCAGAGGCCGAGTGATCGTTAGTCAGACTCACAGAGATTTCACAGAGCCTCAAAGGACAGACTCAGCAAGACAGAAGTATACACAGCACAGTTCTGTTGTGTTTTGATTATACACAAGATAGTCTAAAGAAGGCTTATTTAAATCACCCATTatccttttattaatattttggcatatgtccttttcagatttttttctgtgcatttgtGTTTATATAACCATACATCCATAGATAGATAAATTAAGTGGGTAGTGAATGCACACGGTTTTGTAACTTGCCTTGCATTTATTATATTATGATTGCTTTTTCATGTCAAGCAATAtaaagctacatttttttttttttttttttttgagacggagtctgttgcccaggctggagtgcagtggtgccatctcggcccactgcaacctctgcctcgcgggttcaagcagttctcctgcctcagcctcccgagtagctaggactacaggcacccaccaccatgcccagctaatttttgtatttttagtagagatggggtttcaccatgttggccaggctggtctcgatctcttgaccttgtgatccgctcacctcggcctcccaaagtgctgggattacaggcatgagccaccgcacctggccaaagctACATTCTTTATTTGTAAGTGTTGCGTAAGGTTCCATTGAGTCAAAATGCCGTAATTTATTTAACGAACCCCTATTAGgtcatttactatttttttattattattataagtagTGCTGTGACAAGCATCCTGGTAGAATATCTTTATATACTTGAACCATTCCCTCCTTAGGAAAACCTTTAGGAGATGCTGGGTCACCCTGTAGGCATTGTTTGCTTCATGCGACTCTGGACACTGCAGAAAGCGTCCTAGGAGATTGTGAAGACACATCCACCCCTCTGCCctacccaccccctgcccccagccaagGCTTCCCGGCTTTTAAGAAAGGGATAGCTCTTCTTAGAATTCATGTCTTTGGCCAGAGGGAGATAGGCAGTCTCAACCCAGGGACCCTGGTTAGAGGGTGAGGCGGAGGGGATGGCTTCCCTGGCCAGATGTTTGTCTTCTGTTCTCAGCTCCATGCTGCTCTTCTGTAAACCTAGAGAAGTTCATTTACAGCTTTTTGTATCCCAGACTGGAACCTTGAGGCCTTCTTAAATCATGTCACACCCCAGGAGGTTGTAAAAGCTCCTTGGCTGGGGGACATGTTGGGAGCAGCAGAAACAGTGCCGTACCCTGTTTCTCCCGAGACCCTCTCAGGATCTGCTCTGATTGTTTCCTTGCCTCAGTTCGGCTAGCATTTCTGGAGGGGGAGGGATCGTGGTAAGGAAATCAGTGTGGTTAGCTTGGGGGAAGCACAATGAAGGAGGCCTCCTCTGTCTGGAAGAGCCTTTGCAATCCACGAGAGGGCTGAGTGAGGGATGGAAACTGCTCTGATGGGGAAGCAAGGGATGCACAGAGCTGGGGACTCACAGCGGAGGGGCCAGTGATTCCAGGGGGCTACTGGGTGGGGCAGGGCATTTATGAAATCTTTGTGGAGCAGGGAACATTCAGGTTGAGTCTCAAAGGGTGGGGCAGAATTGTAGTAGGAGGTGACAAGAGGGTATGGAAGGACCAAGCTGTAGACggacaacaacaaagaaaaggcCCCCAAAAAGTCAGCTGCGATTCTTCCTGGATCCTGGAACCATGTACTCTCCGGTCAGTTTTCTGCAGCTTTGACTGCCTTCCAGATAGGCCAAACGAGGCATGAGACAGAGCCTCGATGTCCTTACTATGGATACTCCAGTTGGATCCAGAAAGGATTTAAGGCATCTTCAGGGAAAAGATAGGACTTGGGCCTACAGCTGACCCCATGGGTCCTGTTGGCCAGCAGGCTCACCTGCCAAGACCAGGGTGCCAGGGAGATGGCTCCAAGTAACGGTGCTGTCTGCTGGCTGGTGCAGGGCTCCTGGTGCTGAAGGACTTGGGCATTCAGGTGGACCGCTACATTGCCTCGGAGGTGTGTGAGGACTCCATCACGGTGGGCATGGTGCGGCACCAGGGGAAGATCATGTACGTCGGGGACGTCCGCAGCGTCACACAGAAGCATGTATGTCCATGCTGTGGGGCGCAGCCCGTCTTCCCCTCCCTGCACACTCAGCACCTGGAGGCAGCCCTTGCCtcctttcattttgttcatttgccCTCTTTCTCTTCACCCTTTGCCCCAGCCTCTTTTTCTCCTTATCTTCCATTTGTCCTCTGTCTTGAGAGGGTAAAGGGCAAATTGAAATGGGAAtttgggctaggcatggtggctcatgcctataatgccagcactttgggaggccaaggtaggagaatctcttgaggccaggagtttaagactagcttgggcaacatagtgcctACTTGAGCTCTGGCTACTCCCTGGGCTGGTTTCTGGGCCATTTCTGGTAGAGCTCTTTGGATTAGAGAGAGGTTCCTGTCCTCCCAGTACTTTTGGCAAATAGCTTTATCAGCTTCCATATCTGGGAGGCTCGGGCAGGGTATTCCCTTAAGCATGACTGCAGGCCCTCTGGAGTCCTGAAGGGCAATTGGAGGACATTCACGTGGCCCAGACACCCTACCTAAGACACTCAGCATGCCAGGTACCTTCAGACTCAGCTGTCCACTTGGGTCGCCTTCCCATTGGGCGGCTGTGTTGCCTGCCTGGGTGATACTAGTTTCCCCACTGGCCTGAGAAATGATCCAACTTGGTCCCCTTCTTGTTTAGGACTTGTCCGTGGTTGCAGCTAGGGTCGTgagcctgcagagcagctgggTCTCCTCTCTTTCGTGTCAAAGGACTTCTTTGCCAAGTTCACAgataatttctctttcttcctgtctgcCTCTGTCCCTGGACAGCAGGCCCATCACGTTGCCTTTATCCTCCCAGATACAGGAGTGGGGCCCATTCGATCTGGTGATTGGGGGCAGTCCCTGCAATGACCTCTCCATCGTCAACCCTGCTCGCAAGGGCCTCTACGGTAGGTACCATCCTGTCCCCTCCACCTTCTCAGCTGGTGCTTCCGCACGTAGGCTTCCTCCTTGGATATTTCTGCCCTGGGACAGCTATTCCCGATGACCCTGTCTTCCCGTGCCCTCCCCGTGCCCGAGCCACACCACTGTCCTATGCAGACAGCCCCAGCTGATGGCTTTCTCTTCCGACCTCTCAGAGGGCACTGGCCGGCTCTTCTTTGAGTTCTACCGCCTCCTGCATGATGCGCGGCCCAAGGAGGGAGATGATCGCCCCTTCTTCTGGCTCTTTGAGAATGTGGTGGCCATGGGCGTTAGTGACAAGAGGGACATCTCGCGATTTCTCGAGGTATAGCCAGCAACCTTGGTTTGGCCAGCTCACTAATGGCTTCTACCTTGGACTGCTGCTTCATCCTGTCTCATCTGCATTGTGGAGCTGGGGACTGGTGACTTCTGCTTTGCAAGGGGCCTGTTTGGGAAGCCCCAGGCTTCCCGGATAGAAAGGGGGAGGAAGCAGGGTTAGAGGCCTACCTCGGAAAGAACCAGTGGTCTCTACTCTAAGAGGTGGCATTGTGGGTGTGGACCTCCGGGGTTGAAGGACCTGTCACTCAATCAGGTGGGGTGCCAGACTCCTGGGGCTGGGCATTCTGTGTGGTGTTTGTTACACACCGGGACCTTTGAGAGGACAAAATCAGTTTTCCCTGAGCAAGAAGGGCCTATCCTCACTCCCTGGTACCATGACAGGCACCTGAGAAGAAAACAGGACTTAGCTCAGTTTTCATTCCTTATCATGTGAGTCCCCGTTTAACCCTGAGCCAAGTCTGAGCCGCACGCAGAGGGCTTCTGCTGCCAGAGGCATACTTGGAGTGGCCCTTCTGGGAGCTCAAGCCCACCCATGCTCCTGAGTCTTGGGGTGGGTCACACTGTGAGCTGGTGTTCTGACTGTAAGTGTGAGCAGGCATCTATTTGAGTTCTAATCAGGGCTTATGGTAAACACACCCATACTCGCTGGAGCCTGGGCTCTCCCCGCCTCTGGGTAGTTTAGAGCAGCACTGTGcaatatggtagccaccagccacatgccGCTGTTGACATTAACATTAACCATTCAGCTCCTCAATCACATTGGCCTCATTTTAGGTACAAAATAGCCACCTGTACTAGTGGGCTAGTGGCCACTGAATTGAACAGTGTAGAGGACATCCCACCATCGCAGAAGTTCATTTGGACAATGCTGATCTAGAACGTTCCAGTGACAGCTTGTGGAATGTGGCTAGGTGTAATTCCAGCTTCTCCTGGAGGCTGCAGGCTAGCCCAGTGTGTGGCTCCTGAGAGAGAAGTAAGAGGCTTTGAGGCTTTAAGGCTTGACCCCAGCAGCATGCCGGCGCTGTTTCATGCTCCTCCTTGGCTCATCTTCAAACCGTCTCCTGTTTTGTAGTCCAACCCTGTGATGATTGATGCCAAAGAAGTGTCAGCTGCACACAGGGCCCGCTACTTCTGGGGTAACCTTCCCGGTATGAACAGGTTGGTGAAAGCTCTCGGGCCTGGGGAGCTGtgggctgggactgcaggtgggaTGGCCCATGGTGGGGAAGCCCCTGAGCCGGGCCCTCTCTGGCCGGCCTCTGCTGAATGACTAGCTGCTCTGCCATGttccttatttccttttccttgaggaggaagaggagtcaGGGTATAGAAAATACTCGTCTGAAACCAACAATTAGTGGTCTTAAAGCAGGACCTTTAAAAGTACTCTCTTTATACCAAAGAAGAGTCATGTGCTGCCGAGTTAGGTAGTTGGTTTTCTGACATTGGTGATGTGTCCCGAGCCCTCTGGTTCTTAGATTCTCCTGAGGCAAAACCATGGGGCATGGctttggggctggggaggggagtcGTGGCCACAGCCTATTCCAGGAGAGGGAATCTTGCGGCGGCTGCATGCAAGTTCAGGGTTCTGCTTAACTTAATTTTACTAATCACACACTTCGTTGGCTTCAGGTCCTTTTTTGGAGAGATTTTCTTCAGTTAGGTTACACAGATAAAGATTTTAATATCTAGGAATGAAGAAAATTCACTTCATCAGGTATAAAACTGGCATTATAAAAAGGCTTTTTAGGCGAAATAAATTGTCCAGAGTTGGCAATTCAAAAGCACGCTGAGAGCCGCTCAGTCCCTGTCCATTGTGGAGGGAAGCGTTTTCCAGAGTGTTCTGAGTCATGGGTGTTAAACCTCCACGGTATGCTGCTTGGTATACTTGGTATAA is part of the Symphalangus syndactylus isolate Jambi chromosome 18, NHGRI_mSymSyn1-v2.1_pri, whole genome shotgun sequence genome and harbors:
- the DNMT3A gene encoding DNA (cytosine-5)-methyltransferase 3A isoform X4 translates to MGILERVVRRNGRVDRSLKDECDTVKGWRLCNGRITGAEKKAKVIAGMNAVEENQGPGESQKVEEASPPAVQQPTDPASPTVATTPEPVGSDAGDKNATKAGDDEPEYEDGRGFGIGELVWGKLRGFSWWPGRIVSWWMTGRSRAAEGTRWVMWFGDGKFSVVCVEKLMPLSSFCSAFHQATYNKQPMYRKAIYEVLQVASSRAGKLFPVCHDSDESDTAKAVEVQNKPMIEWALGGFQPSGPKGLEPPEEEKNPYKEVYTDMWVEPEAAAYAPPPPAKKPRKSTAEKPKVKEIIDERTRERLVYEVRQKCRNIEDICISCGSLNVTLEHPLFVGGMCQNCKNCFLECAYQYDDDGYQSYCTICCGGREVLMCGNNNCCRCFCVECVDLLVGPGAAQAAIKEDPWNCYMCGHKGTYGLLRRREDWPSRLQMFFANNHDQEFDPPKVYPPVPAEKRKPIRVLSLFDGIATGLLVLKDLGIQVDRYIASEVCEDSITVGMVRHQGKIMYVGDVRSVTQKHIQEWGPFDLVIGGSPCNDLSIVNPARKGLYEGTGRLFFEFYRLLHDARPKEGDDRPFFWLFENVVAMGVSDKRDISRFLESNPVMIDAKEVSAAHRARYFWGNLPGMNRPLASTVNDKLELQECLEHGRIAKFSKVRTITTRSNSIKQGKDQHFPVFMNEKEDILWCTEMERVFGFPVHYTDVSNMSRLARQRLLGRSWSVPVIRHLFAPLKEYFACV
- the DNMT3A gene encoding DNA (cytosine-5)-methyltransferase 3A isoform X5; its protein translation is MGILERVVRRNGRVDRSLKDECDTAEKKAKVIAGMNAVEENQGPGESQKVEEASPPAVQQPTDPASPTVATTPEPVGSDAGDKNATKAGDDEPEYEDGRGFGIGELVWGKLRGFSWWPGRIVSWWMTGRSRAAEGTRWVMWFGDGKFSVVCVEKLMPLSSFCSAFHQATYNKQPMYRKAIYEVLQVASSRAGKLFPVCHDSDESDTAKAVEVQNKPMIEWALGGFQPSGPKGLEPPEEEKNPYKEVYTDMWVEPEAAAYAPPPPAKKPRKSTAEKPKVKEIIDERTRERLVYEVRQKCRNIEDICISCGSLNVTLEHPLFVGGMCQNCKNCFLECAYQYDDDGYQSYCTICCGGREVLMCGNNNCCRCFCVECVDLLVGPGAAQAAIKEDPWNCYMCGHKGTYGLLRRREDWPSRLQMFFANNHDQEFDPPKVYPPVPAEKRKPIRVLSLFDGIATGLLVLKDLGIQVDRYIASEVCEDSITVGMVRHQGKIMYVGDVRSVTQKHIQEWGPFDLVIGGSPCNDLSIVNPARKGLYEGTGRLFFEFYRLLHDARPKEGDDRPFFWLFENVVAMGVSDKRDISRFLESNPVMIDAKEVSAAHRARYFWGNLPGMNRPLASTVNDKLELQECLEHGRIAKFSKVRTITTRSNSIKQGKDQHFPVFMNEKEDILWCTEMERVFGFPVHYTDVSNMSRLARQRLLGRSWSVPVIRHLFAPLKEYFACV
- the DNMT3A gene encoding DNA (cytosine-5)-methyltransferase 3A isoform X3, translated to MFPPSPPPPPSPPSGPLRPQPHRPLPLPPDGQLLPELQGRGSHLSATAEGLHLALWAEKKAKVIAGMNAVEENQGPGESQKVEEASPPAVQQPTDPASPTVATTPEPVGSDAGDKNATKAGDDEPEYEDGRGFGIGELVWGKLRGFSWWPGRIVSWWMTGRSRAAEGTRWVMWFGDGKFSVVCVEKLMPLSSFCSAFHQATYNKQPMYRKAIYEVLQVASSRAGKLFPVCHDSDESDTAKAVEVQNKPMIEWALGGFQPSGPKGLEPPEEEKNPYKEVYTDMWVEPEAAAYAPPPPAKKPRKSTAEKPKVKEIIDERTRERLVYEVRQKCRNIEDICISCGSLNVTLEHPLFVGGMCQNCKNCFLECAYQYDDDGYQSYCTICCGGREVLMCGNNNCCRCFCVECVDLLVGPGAAQAAIKEDPWNCYMCGHKGTYGLLRRREDWPSRLQMFFANNHDQEFDPPKVYPPVPAEKRKPIRVLSLFDGIATGLLVLKDLGIQVDRYIASEVCEDSITVGMVRHQGKIMYVGDVRSVTQKHIQEWGPFDLVIGGSPCNDLSIVNPARKGLYEGTGRLFFEFYRLLHDARPKEGDDRPFFWLFENVVAMGVSDKRDISRFLESNPVMIDAKEVSAAHRARYFWGNLPGMNRPLASTVNDKLELQECLEHGRIAKFSKVRTITTRSNSIKQGKDQHFPVFMNEKEDILWCTEMERVFGFPVHYTDVSNMSRLARQRLLGRSWSVPVIRHLFAPLKEYFACV
- the DNMT3A gene encoding DNA (cytosine-5)-methyltransferase 3A isoform X1, with the protein product MPSSGPGDTSSSAAEREEDRKDGEEQEEPRGKEERQEPSTMARKVGRPGRKRKHPPVESSDTPKDPVVISKSPSMAQDSGPSELLPNGDLEKRSEPQPEEGSPAGGQKGGAPAEGEGAAETLPEASRAVENGCCTPKEGRGAPAEAGKEQKETNIESMKMEGSRGRLRGGLGWESSLRQRPMPRLTFQAGDPYYISKRKRDEWLARWKREAEKKAKVIAGMNAVEENQGPGESQKVEEASPPAVQQPTDPASPTVATTPEPVGSDAGDKNATKAGDDEPEYEDGRGFGIGELVWGKLRGFSWWPGRIVSWWMTGRSRAAEGTRWVMWFGDGKFSVVCVEKLMPLSSFCSAFHQATYNKQPMYRKAIYEVLQVASSRAGKLFPVCHDSDESDTAKAVEVQNKPMIEWALGGFQPSGPKGLEPPEEEKNPYKEVYTDMWVEPEAAAYAPPPPAKKPRKSTAEKPKVKEIIDERTRERLVYEVRQKCRNIEDICISCGSLNVTLEHPLFVGGMCQNCKNCFLECAYQYDDDGYQSYCTICCGGREVLMCGNNNCCRCFCVECVDLLVGPGAAQAAIKEDPWNCYMCGHKGTYGLLRRREDWPSRLQMFFANNHDQEFDPPKVYPPVPAEKRKPIRVLSLFDGIATGLLVLKDLGIQVDRYIASEVCEDSITVGMVRHQGKIMYVGDVRSVTQKHIQEWGPFDLVIGGSPCNDLSIVNPARKGLYEGTGRLFFEFYRLLHDARPKEGDDRPFFWLFENVVAMGVSDKRDISRFLESNPVMIDAKEVSAAHRARYFWGNLPGMNRPLASTVNDKLELQECLEHGRIAKFSKVRTITTRSNSIKQGKDQHFPVFMNEKEDILWCTEMERVFGFPVHYTDVSNMSRLARQRLLGRSWSVPVIRHLFAPLKEYFACV
- the DNMT3A gene encoding DNA (cytosine-5)-methyltransferase 3A isoform X2, giving the protein MPPRPAAAAASRPGPSSGDADLVLARRLLVHKPQGPTPRGLQWHLAPSGDRKSSRPGARAVAEKKAKVIAGMNAVEENQGPGESQKVEEASPPAVQQPTDPASPTVATTPEPVGSDAGDKNATKAGDDEPEYEDGRGFGIGELVWGKLRGFSWWPGRIVSWWMTGRSRAAEGTRWVMWFGDGKFSVVCVEKLMPLSSFCSAFHQATYNKQPMYRKAIYEVLQVASSRAGKLFPVCHDSDESDTAKAVEVQNKPMIEWALGGFQPSGPKGLEPPEEEKNPYKEVYTDMWVEPEAAAYAPPPPAKKPRKSTAEKPKVKEIIDERTRERLVYEVRQKCRNIEDICISCGSLNVTLEHPLFVGGMCQNCKNCFLECAYQYDDDGYQSYCTICCGGREVLMCGNNNCCRCFCVECVDLLVGPGAAQAAIKEDPWNCYMCGHKGTYGLLRRREDWPSRLQMFFANNHDQEFDPPKVYPPVPAEKRKPIRVLSLFDGIATGLLVLKDLGIQVDRYIASEVCEDSITVGMVRHQGKIMYVGDVRSVTQKHIQEWGPFDLVIGGSPCNDLSIVNPARKGLYEGTGRLFFEFYRLLHDARPKEGDDRPFFWLFENVVAMGVSDKRDISRFLESNPVMIDAKEVSAAHRARYFWGNLPGMNRPLASTVNDKLELQECLEHGRIAKFSKVRTITTRSNSIKQGKDQHFPVFMNEKEDILWCTEMERVFGFPVHYTDVSNMSRLARQRLLGRSWSVPVIRHLFAPLKEYFACV